In the genome of Oncorhynchus mykiss isolate Arlee chromosome 18, USDA_OmykA_1.1, whole genome shotgun sequence, one region contains:
- the LOC110496210 gene encoding POU domain, class 2, transcription factor 2-like isoform X2 — MFVPLPVPFVFQRTASDFSAWRLKSPLALRSSSDIRMSKPAEDEKPGADFPGESTDSERNSPDANDQVQPMKTSPFSLSPTLSSIKSKSEAVPEMISTHVPPPSQQQTPHPHTQLMLAGSQLAGLAALLPAQQQLLLQQAQAQLLAAAVQQSNAAHAAHAAHAAAQANQQQQQQQLTKQEQAPPQLTLSQPIQLTAQDIQQLLQLQQLVLMPGHHLQSPQFLLPQAQGQQGQQGLLSTPNLIPLPQHQQSQGSLLTIPPRLGLQAQRRHGDGLSSLQRDKSGDVGVTSGASAAPMTSVTSGPHGEEPSDLEELEQFARTFKQRRIKLGFTQGDVGMAMGKLYGNDFSQTTISRFEALNLSFKNMCKLKPLLEKWLNDAETMAIDSMLPSPNSLSSPMMGFEGMPGRRRKKRTSIETNVRVALERNFILNQKPNSEEILLMGQQLNMEKEVIRVWFCNRRQKEKRINPCSATPPLPSQPPSMTHKTPCYSPHMVSSQGLHQAATSLSTTVTSPLPSVTCPLTHCGSASTSSTPSSRTPPPHSTASPAPSTLSTHSLNAGNTMMGVSTGMNQALVSSNHLATMQALAASGGQLPISSLEARGQMILGGAGVRPSLFLNRHTLLPMASHQAGVGLVGGPRGASPPPGASGMDVDSCSASPCSSPASFGSFSEASPPPLGGAMAE, encoded by the exons ATATCAGGATGTCAAAACCAGCAGAGGATGAGAAGCCTGGGGCAGACTTTCCAGGGGAGAGCACAG ACTCTGAGAGGAACAGTCCTGATGCCAATGATCAG GTTCAGCCAATGAAAACGAGTCCCTTCAGTCTTTCTCCTACCTTGAGCAGCATCAAG AGTAAAAGTGAGGCAGTACCTGAGATGATCTCCACCCATGTGCCGCCTCCTTCCCAGCAGCAGACGCCTCACCCTCACACACAACTCATGTTGGCAGGGAGTCAGCTGGCAGGG CTGGCTGCCCTCTTGCCTGCGCAGCAGCAGCTGTTGCTTCAGCAGGCCCAGGCTCAGCTCCTGGCCGCTGCGGTGCAGCAGTCCAACGCGGCTCATGCTGCTCATGCCGCTCACGCAGCCGCCCAAGCcaatcagcagcagcagcaacaacagctgaCCAAACAGGAGCAAGCCCCACCCCAGCTCACCCTCTCTCAGCCTATCCAGCTCACCGCCCAG GATATCCAGCAGCTGTTGCAGCTGCAGCAGTTAGTCCTGATGCCCGGCCACCACCTGCAGTCTCCTCAGTTCCTCCTGCCTCAGGCCCAGGGACAACAGGGGCAGCAGG GTTTGCTCTCGACACCTAATTTAATTCCGCTACCTCAACATCAGCAAAGCCAGGGGAGTCTTCTAACTATTCCACCCAGGCTGGGACTGCAAGCACAG CGTCGCCATGGTGATGGCCTCTCATCTTTACAGAGGGACAAGAGCGGGGATGTCGGGGTGACCTCCGGGGCCTCGGCAGCCCCCATGACCTCAGTGACCTCTGGCCCTCACGGCGAGGAGCCCAGTGACCtggaggagctggagcagttcgCCCGCACCTTCAAACAGAGACGCATCAAACTGGGCTTCACACAG GGTGACGTAGGCATGGCGATGGGGAAACTGTATGGGAATGACTTCAGCCAGACCACCATCTCTCGCTTCGAGGCCCTAAACCTGAGCTTTAAGAACATGTGCAAGCTCAAGCCTCTGCTTGAGAAGTGGCTAAACGATGCGGAGACCATGGCGATAGACAGCATGCTTCCCAGCCcgaactctctctcctcccccatgaTGGGGTTTGAGGGCATGCCGGGGCGTCGCAGGAAGAAACGCACCAGCATCGAGACCAACGTCCGCGTGGCCTTAGAGCGCAATTTCATCTTG AACCAGAAGCCTAACTCAGAGGAGATTCTCCTGATGGGCCAGCAGCTcaacatggagaaggaggtgatTCGGGTCTGGTTCTGCAACCGGCGCCAGAAAGAGAAGCGCATCAACCCTTGCAGTGCCACCCCTCCCCTGCCCAGCCAGCCCCCCTCCATGACGCACAAAACCCCCTGCTACAGCCCGCACATG gtgtccAGTCAGGGGCTGCACCAGGCTGCCACCAGCCTCAGCACAACAG TGACCAGTCCATTACCCTCGGTGACCTGCCCTCTGACCCACTGTGGCTCTGCATCCACCagctccaccccctcctctaGGACTCCGCCTCCACACAGCACAGCCAGCCCCGCTCCTTCCACCCTCAGTACCCACAGCCTGAACGCTGG GAACACAATGATGGGAGTAAGCACAGGGATGAACCAGGCTCTCGTCAGCAGCAATCACCTGGCCACAATGCAAG CTCTGGCTGCCAGTGGTGGGCAGCTGCCCATTTCCAGTCTTGAGGCCAGAGGTCAGATGATCCTGGGCGGGGCGGGGGTTCGCCCCTCCCTATTCCTCAACCGCCACACCCTCCTGCCTATGGCGTCCCACCAAGCCGGCGTGGGTTTGGTCGGCGGTCCCAGGGGAGCCTCTCCACCCCCCGGCGCCAGTGGCATGGACGTCGACTCCTGCTCTGCCTCTCCCTGCTCCAGCCCCGCCTCCTTCGGCTCGTTCAGCGAAGCCTCACCGCCGCCGCTTGGCGGGGCCATGGCCGAGTGA
- the LOC110496210 gene encoding POU domain, class 2, transcription factor 2-like isoform X1, translating into MFVPLPVPFVFQRTASDFSAWRLKSPLALRSSSDIRMSKPAEDEKPGADFPGESTDSERNSPDANDQVQPMKTSPFSLSPTLSSIKSKSEAVPEMISTHVPPPSQQQTPHPHTQLMLAGSQLAGLAALLPAQQQLLLQQAQAQLLAAAVQQSNAAHAAHAAHAAAQANQQQQQQQLTKQEQAPPQLTLSQPIQLTAQDIQQLLQLQQLVLMPGHHLQSPQFLLPQAQGQQGQQGKWDLLSLLSTPNLIPLPQHQQSQGSLLTIPPRLGLQAQRRHGDGLSSLQRDKSGDVGVTSGASAAPMTSVTSGPHGEEPSDLEELEQFARTFKQRRIKLGFTQGDVGMAMGKLYGNDFSQTTISRFEALNLSFKNMCKLKPLLEKWLNDAETMAIDSMLPSPNSLSSPMMGFEGMPGRRRKKRTSIETNVRVALERNFILNQKPNSEEILLMGQQLNMEKEVIRVWFCNRRQKEKRINPCSATPPLPSQPPSMTHKTPCYSPHMVSSQGLHQAATSLSTTVTSPLPSVTCPLTHCGSASTSSTPSSRTPPPHSTASPAPSTLSTHSLNAGNTMMGVSTGMNQALVSSNHLATMQALAASGGQLPISSLEARGQMILGGAGVRPSLFLNRHTLLPMASHQAGVGLVGGPRGASPPPGASGMDVDSCSASPCSSPASFGSFSEASPPPLGGAMAE; encoded by the exons ATATCAGGATGTCAAAACCAGCAGAGGATGAGAAGCCTGGGGCAGACTTTCCAGGGGAGAGCACAG ACTCTGAGAGGAACAGTCCTGATGCCAATGATCAG GTTCAGCCAATGAAAACGAGTCCCTTCAGTCTTTCTCCTACCTTGAGCAGCATCAAG AGTAAAAGTGAGGCAGTACCTGAGATGATCTCCACCCATGTGCCGCCTCCTTCCCAGCAGCAGACGCCTCACCCTCACACACAACTCATGTTGGCAGGGAGTCAGCTGGCAGGG CTGGCTGCCCTCTTGCCTGCGCAGCAGCAGCTGTTGCTTCAGCAGGCCCAGGCTCAGCTCCTGGCCGCTGCGGTGCAGCAGTCCAACGCGGCTCATGCTGCTCATGCCGCTCACGCAGCCGCCCAAGCcaatcagcagcagcagcaacaacagctgaCCAAACAGGAGCAAGCCCCACCCCAGCTCACCCTCTCTCAGCCTATCCAGCTCACCGCCCAG GATATCCAGCAGCTGTTGCAGCTGCAGCAGTTAGTCCTGATGCCCGGCCACCACCTGCAGTCTCCTCAGTTCCTCCTGCCTCAGGCCCAGGGACAACAGGGGCAGCAGGGTAAGTGGGACCTACTAA GTTTGCTCTCGACACCTAATTTAATTCCGCTACCTCAACATCAGCAAAGCCAGGGGAGTCTTCTAACTATTCCACCCAGGCTGGGACTGCAAGCACAG CGTCGCCATGGTGATGGCCTCTCATCTTTACAGAGGGACAAGAGCGGGGATGTCGGGGTGACCTCCGGGGCCTCGGCAGCCCCCATGACCTCAGTGACCTCTGGCCCTCACGGCGAGGAGCCCAGTGACCtggaggagctggagcagttcgCCCGCACCTTCAAACAGAGACGCATCAAACTGGGCTTCACACAG GGTGACGTAGGCATGGCGATGGGGAAACTGTATGGGAATGACTTCAGCCAGACCACCATCTCTCGCTTCGAGGCCCTAAACCTGAGCTTTAAGAACATGTGCAAGCTCAAGCCTCTGCTTGAGAAGTGGCTAAACGATGCGGAGACCATGGCGATAGACAGCATGCTTCCCAGCCcgaactctctctcctcccccatgaTGGGGTTTGAGGGCATGCCGGGGCGTCGCAGGAAGAAACGCACCAGCATCGAGACCAACGTCCGCGTGGCCTTAGAGCGCAATTTCATCTTG AACCAGAAGCCTAACTCAGAGGAGATTCTCCTGATGGGCCAGCAGCTcaacatggagaaggaggtgatTCGGGTCTGGTTCTGCAACCGGCGCCAGAAAGAGAAGCGCATCAACCCTTGCAGTGCCACCCCTCCCCTGCCCAGCCAGCCCCCCTCCATGACGCACAAAACCCCCTGCTACAGCCCGCACATG gtgtccAGTCAGGGGCTGCACCAGGCTGCCACCAGCCTCAGCACAACAG TGACCAGTCCATTACCCTCGGTGACCTGCCCTCTGACCCACTGTGGCTCTGCATCCACCagctccaccccctcctctaGGACTCCGCCTCCACACAGCACAGCCAGCCCCGCTCCTTCCACCCTCAGTACCCACAGCCTGAACGCTGG GAACACAATGATGGGAGTAAGCACAGGGATGAACCAGGCTCTCGTCAGCAGCAATCACCTGGCCACAATGCAAG CTCTGGCTGCCAGTGGTGGGCAGCTGCCCATTTCCAGTCTTGAGGCCAGAGGTCAGATGATCCTGGGCGGGGCGGGGGTTCGCCCCTCCCTATTCCTCAACCGCCACACCCTCCTGCCTATGGCGTCCCACCAAGCCGGCGTGGGTTTGGTCGGCGGTCCCAGGGGAGCCTCTCCACCCCCCGGCGCCAGTGGCATGGACGTCGACTCCTGCTCTGCCTCTCCCTGCTCCAGCCCCGCCTCCTTCGGCTCGTTCAGCGAAGCCTCACCGCCGCCGCTTGGCGGGGCCATGGCCGAGTGA
- the LOC110496210 gene encoding POU domain, class 2, transcription factor 2-like isoform X3 codes for MSKPAEDEKPGADFPGESTDSERNSPDANDQVQPMKTSPFSLSPTLSSIKSKSEAVPEMISTHVPPPSQQQTPHPHTQLMLAGSQLAGLAALLPAQQQLLLQQAQAQLLAAAVQQSNAAHAAHAAHAAAQANQQQQQQQLTKQEQAPPQLTLSQPIQLTAQDIQQLLQLQQLVLMPGHHLQSPQFLLPQAQGQQGQQGKWDLLSLLSTPNLIPLPQHQQSQGSLLTIPPRLGLQAQRRHGDGLSSLQRDKSGDVGVTSGASAAPMTSVTSGPHGEEPSDLEELEQFARTFKQRRIKLGFTQGDVGMAMGKLYGNDFSQTTISRFEALNLSFKNMCKLKPLLEKWLNDAETMAIDSMLPSPNSLSSPMMGFEGMPGRRRKKRTSIETNVRVALERNFILNQKPNSEEILLMGQQLNMEKEVIRVWFCNRRQKEKRINPCSATPPLPSQPPSMTHKTPCYSPHMVSSQGLHQAATSLSTTVTSPLPSVTCPLTHCGSASTSSTPSSRTPPPHSTASPAPSTLSTHSLNAGNTMMGVSTGMNQALVSSNHLATMQALAASGGQLPISSLEARGQMILGGAGVRPSLFLNRHTLLPMASHQAGVGLVGGPRGASPPPGASGMDVDSCSASPCSSPASFGSFSEASPPPLGGAMAE; via the exons ATGTCAAAACCAGCAGAGGATGAGAAGCCTGGGGCAGACTTTCCAGGGGAGAGCACAG ACTCTGAGAGGAACAGTCCTGATGCCAATGATCAG GTTCAGCCAATGAAAACGAGTCCCTTCAGTCTTTCTCCTACCTTGAGCAGCATCAAG AGTAAAAGTGAGGCAGTACCTGAGATGATCTCCACCCATGTGCCGCCTCCTTCCCAGCAGCAGACGCCTCACCCTCACACACAACTCATGTTGGCAGGGAGTCAGCTGGCAGGG CTGGCTGCCCTCTTGCCTGCGCAGCAGCAGCTGTTGCTTCAGCAGGCCCAGGCTCAGCTCCTGGCCGCTGCGGTGCAGCAGTCCAACGCGGCTCATGCTGCTCATGCCGCTCACGCAGCCGCCCAAGCcaatcagcagcagcagcaacaacagctgaCCAAACAGGAGCAAGCCCCACCCCAGCTCACCCTCTCTCAGCCTATCCAGCTCACCGCCCAG GATATCCAGCAGCTGTTGCAGCTGCAGCAGTTAGTCCTGATGCCCGGCCACCACCTGCAGTCTCCTCAGTTCCTCCTGCCTCAGGCCCAGGGACAACAGGGGCAGCAGGGTAAGTGGGACCTACTAA GTTTGCTCTCGACACCTAATTTAATTCCGCTACCTCAACATCAGCAAAGCCAGGGGAGTCTTCTAACTATTCCACCCAGGCTGGGACTGCAAGCACAG CGTCGCCATGGTGATGGCCTCTCATCTTTACAGAGGGACAAGAGCGGGGATGTCGGGGTGACCTCCGGGGCCTCGGCAGCCCCCATGACCTCAGTGACCTCTGGCCCTCACGGCGAGGAGCCCAGTGACCtggaggagctggagcagttcgCCCGCACCTTCAAACAGAGACGCATCAAACTGGGCTTCACACAG GGTGACGTAGGCATGGCGATGGGGAAACTGTATGGGAATGACTTCAGCCAGACCACCATCTCTCGCTTCGAGGCCCTAAACCTGAGCTTTAAGAACATGTGCAAGCTCAAGCCTCTGCTTGAGAAGTGGCTAAACGATGCGGAGACCATGGCGATAGACAGCATGCTTCCCAGCCcgaactctctctcctcccccatgaTGGGGTTTGAGGGCATGCCGGGGCGTCGCAGGAAGAAACGCACCAGCATCGAGACCAACGTCCGCGTGGCCTTAGAGCGCAATTTCATCTTG AACCAGAAGCCTAACTCAGAGGAGATTCTCCTGATGGGCCAGCAGCTcaacatggagaaggaggtgatTCGGGTCTGGTTCTGCAACCGGCGCCAGAAAGAGAAGCGCATCAACCCTTGCAGTGCCACCCCTCCCCTGCCCAGCCAGCCCCCCTCCATGACGCACAAAACCCCCTGCTACAGCCCGCACATG gtgtccAGTCAGGGGCTGCACCAGGCTGCCACCAGCCTCAGCACAACAG TGACCAGTCCATTACCCTCGGTGACCTGCCCTCTGACCCACTGTGGCTCTGCATCCACCagctccaccccctcctctaGGACTCCGCCTCCACACAGCACAGCCAGCCCCGCTCCTTCCACCCTCAGTACCCACAGCCTGAACGCTGG GAACACAATGATGGGAGTAAGCACAGGGATGAACCAGGCTCTCGTCAGCAGCAATCACCTGGCCACAATGCAAG CTCTGGCTGCCAGTGGTGGGCAGCTGCCCATTTCCAGTCTTGAGGCCAGAGGTCAGATGATCCTGGGCGGGGCGGGGGTTCGCCCCTCCCTATTCCTCAACCGCCACACCCTCCTGCCTATGGCGTCCCACCAAGCCGGCGTGGGTTTGGTCGGCGGTCCCAGGGGAGCCTCTCCACCCCCCGGCGCCAGTGGCATGGACGTCGACTCCTGCTCTGCCTCTCCCTGCTCCAGCCCCGCCTCCTTCGGCTCGTTCAGCGAAGCCTCACCGCCGCCGCTTGGCGGGGCCATGGCCGAGTGA